From the Carassius gibelio isolate Cgi1373 ecotype wild population from Czech Republic chromosome B25, carGib1.2-hapl.c, whole genome shotgun sequence genome, one window contains:
- the LOC128013958 gene encoding long-chain fatty acid transport protein 2, protein MYVWISLLAGLALLPALLKTFFPYFFQDCVYMYRALGCGIRLIVYKRKTPFYSIVDCFLEAVKKHPRKAFIHFEGKTHSYEEVDKESNRVANALRSEAGLREGDTVALFLGNEPRFVWTWLGLAKLGCPAALLNFNIRSKSLLHCFSCCGANVLIAAAELRDAVEEILPVLKEKGITVYLLSDECTTDGIQCIGQAIAKASDTPLSPSLRSNIHIRTTALYIYTSGTTGLPKAAYVTHERVWASSFIQGVCGVTSEDIFYINLPLYHSAGFLIGLVGSIERGNTVVLRRKFSASQFWDDCRKHNITVMQYIGETLRYLCNAPKKDNDRDHKVRIAIGNGVRADVWKEFLNRFGCIHVRELYAATEGNVGFINYTDKVGVVGRINILSKVFFPFSIIKFDIEKEEPVRNAEGLCIPVGKDEVGLLVGKITKHTPFVGYAGNKQQTQKKRLSDVFVKGDLYFNSGDLLRIDYHNFVYFHDRVGDTFRWKGENVATTEVADILMMVDCIEEANVYGVKVEGHEGRIGMAAVKLKEGRELDCVDTCSVLANYLPVYARPRFIRIQNSLEVTGTFKMKKVKLVEEGFDPTLIQDPLYFLDLTQKKYIPLSQEIHKSIMSQDIKL, encoded by the exons ATGTATGTGTGGATCTCTCTCCTCGCGGGCTTGGCTCTTCTCCCTGCGCTGCTGAAAACTTTCTTCCCATACTTTTTCCAGGACTGCGTGTATATGTACAGGGCTCTTGGATGCGGGATCCGATTAATTGTATACAAAAGGAAAACTCCATTCTACAGTATTGTGGACTGTTTTTTGGAGGCTGTGAAGAAACACCCGCGAAAAGCGTTTATTCATTTCGAGGGGAAGACTCACTCTTATGAGGAGGTGGATAAGGAGAGTAACAGAGTAGCGAACGCGCTGCGCTCGGAGGCTGGGCTCAGAGAAGGGGACACGGTCGCGCTGTTCCTGGGGAACGAGCCCCGCTTCGTGTGGACCTGGCTCGGCCTGGCGAAGCTCGGCTGTCCCGCAGCACTCCTCAACTTTAATATCAGATCCAAATCACTCCTCCACTGCTTCTCCTGCTGCGGCGCGAACGTGCTCATAGCAGCTGCTG AGCTTCGTGATGCTGTTGAGGAGATATTGCCTGTACTGAAAGAGAAGGGGATAACTGTATACCTCCTGTCGGACGAGTGCACTACAGACGGCATTCAGTGTATCGGTCAAGCCATCGCCAAAGCTTCAGATACGCCTCTGTCCCCGTCTCTCAGGTCCAACATCCATATCAGGACTACAGCTCTGTATATCTACACTTCTGGCACTACAG GTCTTCCTAAAGCAGCGTATGTGACCCATGAGAGGGTCTGGGCTTCATCGTTCATCCAGGGTGTGTGTGGAGTGACGTCTGAAGACATATTCTACATCAATCTGCCTCTGTATCACAGCGCTGGATTCCTCATCGGACTCGTCGGATCCATTGAAAGAG GTAACACTGTGGTTCTGAGGAGGAAGTTTTCCGCCTCTCAGTTCTGGGACGACTGCAGAAAGCACAACATAACTGTGATGCAGTACATCGGTGAAACCCTGCGCTACCTCTGCAATGCGCCGAAG AAAGACAATGACCGAGACCACAAAGTGAGAATTGCCATTGGAAACGGTGTACGAGCAGATGTCTGGAAAGAATTCCTGAACCGTTTCGGATGCATTCATGTCCGAGAGCTTTATGCCGCCACCGAGGGAAATGTCGGATTCATCAATTACACTGATAAAGTCGGAGTGGTTGGCCGTATCAATATTCTCAGCAAG GTGTTTTTCCCCTTTTCCATCATTAAGTTTGACATTGAGAAAGAAGAGCCCGTGAGGAACGCCGAGGGTCTGTGTATCCCAGTTGGAAAAG ATGAGGTGGGCCTTCTGGTCGGGAAAATCACAAAACACACCCCTTTTGTGGGTTACGCTGGGAACAAGCAGCAGACCCAGAAGAAGAGACTCAGTGATGTGTTTGTGAAAGGAGACCTGTATTTCAACAGCGGAGATCTGCTGAGGATCGACTACCACAACTTTGTCTACTTTCATGATCGAGTTGGAGACACGTTCAG GTGGAAAGGAGAGAACGTGGCTACAACTGAGGTGGCAGATATTCTCATGATGGTGGACTGCATCGAGGAGGCCAATGTGTATGGAGTCAAAGTTGAAG GGCATGAAGGAAGGATAGGAATGGCAGCTGTGAAACTGAAAGAGGGCAGAGAGTTAGACTGCGTCGACACTTGCAGTGTTTTGGCGAACTATCTTCCAGTGTACGCCAGACCACGATTTATCCGAATTCAG AATTCTTTGGAAGTCACAGGAACGTTCAAGATGAAGAAAGTGAAGCTGGTGGAGGAGGGCTTCGACCCGACCTTAATACAAGATCCTCTCTACTTCCTGGACCTGACGCAAAAGAAATACATTCCACTCTCTCAGGAAATTCACAAGTCGATCATGTCGCAGGACATTAAACTGTAG